The sequence AACTAGGCTCATCGAGTGTGAAATAAGGATTCACTTCAACGTTGATCTCTTGGGAGCCATTCAATGCAATGTCCAAGGAATCCGTCTGATCCATCCACGGACCATTGCCGCGGATCAAAGTGAGCTTGTAATCACCGTCAAATAATTTGGCAGAAAAGGTTCCGTCCTGCGAAACATAAACGGGAATCTTTTGGAACAGGTCATAGCCATGCTGCCAAAGTTCCAGTTGGACCCCTTGGTTTCTTACCCCAAGCGGTTCCCCTTCATACACAATCCTACCGGTCAAGGTGGATTTTGGCTCTTCAAAATTATCGTACTCGCAGCTGGCCACCATAAAACCCAGCACCAGCAAAAGGCACGATTGAATGATATTTAGTTTCATAATTGGCATCTTTTAGTGGAATGGATTTCTTACAATTTTCGGATTGGCATCGATGATATTCTGCCCGATACGGGAATAGTAGTTCCCCAACCTGAAGAAGCGGGGAGCCCTAAAGCGTGGCACCACTTCTTTGACGAACACATACTTACCATCTCTAGGATCACCCGGCCTGATCACCCTGTAAGGATACAGGCTATAGGCCATACTTTCCGGATTATCCGTACTACCTGACCATTTCAGGTGAGCTACCCTCCAGCGCTTATAATCCCATACCACATGGTCTTCAAACGCCAGTTCCACTCTTCTTTCATGACGAATCTGCTCTAATGTCACGCTAGAAAGACTGTTGGCTCCGAAACCTGCTCTTTCTCTGAGGGTATTCACATAGCCAAGGGCTTCTCCTGATTCACCAAGCTCGAAAGCAGCTTCGGCGGCATTCAGGTAAATCTCTCCAAGGCGGAACCTCACCCACCATACTTCACTAAGGTTACCTCTGGTACTGGATCCTGGGGTATCGTCTACATACTTACGCAGGTAAAAACCTGTGTTACTTACATCTTGCAAGCTTCTGTGCGGACCAGCTTCTGATTTTAATATGCTCCCATCGGTGTAAACCGAGCCAAGGTCGGGCTGCTGATCAGCAAATTCGATCATATCATAACCTGATCCATTCCATTCCATTACGCCAGCTTGCATAAATATCTCCTGTCCTCTAAATGGCGCTCCAGGATAGATAATCGTACCATATAGACGCGCATCCTTATTGGCAAAGATATCCTCCACATTGTCATAATAAATGTAATCTGAACCATCGGCAGTGCGGGTTCTCAATTCCCCTGAGCTACCATCCAAGTACTCATAATCTTCCACCAAATTCAAAATCGGCGTCAAGGCAGAAGAAGCCAGATTATCTTCACGGGCAGATCGAGCCACATTATCATAGGTAAACCAATGGCGCTTATCGGCCGAGGCCAAGTAATCTTGTACCCAAATCACTTCGGTGTTGCTGGACTTGGAAACGATCGCCTCGTAGAAGTTCTCTCCCAAGTCCGGATTGTTGTTATATAACGCATATCCACCTTCCTGAAGAATGGTTCGAGAAGCTTCCAACGATTTGGTAAAATACCCATCCGCTGCGGAAGCAGGGATGCCCACTTCTCCACCAGGCAAAGAAATCGGTGATGGCATCAGGTTATTGTACTTGGCAATGGAACCGGCATAAAGCGCAGCCCTACTGACCACTGCCAATGCAACAAAACGATTGGCCCTGGTGATGCTTTCTCCGTTGCCCAGTGTAGGCATGATTGCCTCCATTTCACTGATTACAAAGTCATAAACCTCTTGCTCCGTATTTCGTGGATACTGCAGGTACGTAGGATCGCCACTGAAGTCATAAATTAATTCTTCCGTGATGATCGGGACCCCTCCCATTCGCTTCACATGCTCAAAATACACGAAGGCTCTGATAAACCGCAACTCACTGATAAACTGCGTTCGCTGATCCTCTGGCAAGGAGGAAAACGTATTTAATTTATCGATCGATAAGTTAATGTCCCGGATCAAATTATAATCCCAAAGCCCCCATCTTCCATAATCATAAGTGAGGAGATTATTCAGGTAATCATTTCCTGTATATCCTGACCAAGTGGCTTCATCATAGGCGGCAAAGTCCACCCATCCTGCTTGGAGGGAGGTGTGCGCCGGTAGACGGTCATAGAAATTGGACAATACGCCAGTAATGGATCCAGCGTCATTCCATACTTGGTCATCAAGTAATATATTCGGTGGCTCACGGTCTAGCCAATCAGACTCACAAGAGCTCATCAACAGCCCTGCAACTACCGCAAGCGTTATCGTTAATTTTGATAATTTCATCATTTTGGGGTTTAAAAGGTTAGGCTAAATCCAAAATTGAACAGTCGCTGCTGTGGATACACCAAGCCATTAGCAGAACCAATTTCCGGGTCGATACCAAAGCTCTTCACATTGTCAAAAGAGACCAAGTTGGTACCGTTGGCATACAGCCTTAGTGAACCGATGCCATATTTTTCCAAGAAGGCTTTTGGCACTCGATAGCCCAGCTCAAGGTTTCTCAATCTTAGGTAGCGCACATTGGTCAGCCAGAAATTACTGTGTCTGTAAAGGTGATCGGCTCCCGCCCTTCTGATGGCTGGGTAAGTACCTGGTACCCATTCACTGTCTGCGTTAAATAAGTCCTCGCGGTGCCACCTGTCTTCAAACATAAAATCAGGCGAGTTTCCATTGTTCTGGAAGGGATATCGAAGTTCCCAATTTCTGGTAAAGGTCTGCATAGATGCCCCCGCAAAACTGAAGTACAGTTCAAATCCCTTATAACTAGCTGATCCATTTAAGCCAAAACTCATATAGGGATTGGCCCCTTCTGCATATCCAATAGGGCGTTCATCGAGGTTGTTGATTAAACCGTCCCCATTGACATCTTCGTAGATAAAATCTCCCGGTAGCACATTTCGGTTACCGTTTCCATCGATATCCACTGGATAGTTCTCGATTTGCTCCTCACTTTCAAATCTACCAACCACGTTATAGCCCCAGTTGATATTGGACCACCTACCGTCTTCCATCGAACGGTATTGATTCCAGGAATTACCAAAGCGAGGCTTATACCGTTCCAGTACTTCTTGCCTTGAAACTGTAGCATTGGCACTGATGGAAAAGTCCACTTCCCCTGTCTTGCCTGTATAGGTCACCATACCTTCCACGCCTCTATGGACATCAGACTCGAGGTTTTCGGACGGTAGGCCATAGCCTACCTCTAGCGGAAGCAAAACGTCATACCTTCCTGCAGGAATCCCTGTTCTCTTGCGCTGAAACACATCGGCTTGAACAAACAACTTACTGTTGAACAGATAAGTATCTATACCGATATTCACATTTGTATTGGTAATCCAGGATAAGTTGGTCACCGGCAGTCCCCTAGGATCTACGCCTGGCACAAAACCACCGTCCAATACAGCACTTCCTCCTGCGCTAGGGATGAAGTCGTAGCCAGCATAGTAGCTAAATGGCGCCACGATGAATTCATTGCTTCCGATCCATCTATCGTTACCGGTTTGGCCCCAGGAAGCCCTGATTTTCATGTCCGAAAGTACATTGCCCTT comes from Echinicola vietnamensis DSM 17526 and encodes:
- a CDS encoding DUF3823 domain-containing protein, whose amino-acid sequence is MKLNIIQSCLLLVLGFMVASCEYDNFEEPKSTLTGRIVYEGEPLGVRNQGVQLELWQHGYDLFQKIPVYVSQDGTFSAKLFDGDYKLTLIRGNGPWMDQTDSLDIALNGSQEINVEVNPYFTLDEPSYEIVNDTIVRASFTVNQINAASTLEFTDVYMGRTSLTDIVRNEGLGRFFDGQVTPGTPATVDVTVPNHLRGRSDLFVRVGVKTLGVEELLYSQVDNVSIN
- a CDS encoding RagB/SusD family nutrient uptake outer membrane protein; this translates as MKLSKLTITLAVVAGLLMSSCESDWLDREPPNILLDDQVWNDAGSITGVLSNFYDRLPAHTSLQAGWVDFAAYDEATWSGYTGNDYLNNLLTYDYGRWGLWDYNLIRDINLSIDKLNTFSSLPEDQRTQFISELRFIRAFVYFEHVKRMGGVPIITEELIYDFSGDPTYLQYPRNTEQEVYDFVISEMEAIMPTLGNGESITRANRFVALAVVSRAALYAGSIAKYNNLMPSPISLPGGEVGIPASAADGYFTKSLEASRTILQEGGYALYNNNPDLGENFYEAIVSKSSNTEVIWVQDYLASADKRHWFTYDNVARSAREDNLASSALTPILNLVEDYEYLDGSSGELRTRTADGSDYIYYDNVEDIFANKDARLYGTIIYPGAPFRGQEIFMQAGVMEWNGSGYDMIEFADQQPDLGSVYTDGSILKSEAGPHRSLQDVSNTGFYLRKYVDDTPGSSTRGNLSEVWWVRFRLGEIYLNAAEAAFELGESGEALGYVNTLRERAGFGANSLSSVTLEQIRHERRVELAFEDHVVWDYKRWRVAHLKWSGSTDNPESMAYSLYPYRVIRPGDPRDGKYVFVKEVVPRFRAPRFFRLGNYYSRIGQNIIDANPKIVRNPFH